One window from the genome of Pseudomonadota bacterium encodes:
- the alr gene encoding alanine racemase, with translation MTENPALSLNIDMKAVAANYRIISSHLAEGATAAAVVKDDAYGLGMLECSRAFHQEGCRFFFVATLDEALEFRQAFPDWPVAVLHGFGGAQTSSALKPYIHNNLIPVLNTLHEVHLWQSAAAETDSLQPAILHVDTGMHRLGLSPEEFRQFQQQRAGFSAIRFLYVMSHLACADTPDHAMNEVQWQNFYHAKTQLRDLPGCFANSAGIFYDPKFHCDLVRPGAALYGLQVSPRQPEMQPCLFLTAPILQIQTLKKGDAVGYGATWHSAKDETILATIPLGYAHGYLRSFSSREQDGNAFVYCHGIKSPVVGRVSMDLVTVDISAAAEQTKCGDRVEILGRHQTADALAADAGTIGYEILTGLGKIAPRRYNEI, from the coding sequence ATGACGGAGAATCCTGCCCTTTCTCTCAACATAGATATGAAAGCCGTTGCCGCGAATTACCGCATCATCAGCAGCCATCTGGCCGAAGGAGCAACCGCCGCCGCCGTGGTAAAAGATGATGCCTACGGACTTGGCATGCTGGAATGCAGCCGCGCTTTTCATCAGGAAGGCTGCCGCTTCTTTTTTGTCGCCACATTGGATGAGGCGCTGGAATTCCGTCAGGCTTTCCCTGACTGGCCGGTTGCCGTGCTGCACGGCTTTGGCGGCGCACAGACATCTAGCGCATTAAAACCCTATATTCATAATAATTTAATCCCCGTTCTTAATACGCTGCATGAGGTGCATTTGTGGCAAAGCGCCGCAGCGGAAACGGATAGTCTGCAGCCTGCAATTCTGCATGTGGATACGGGCATGCACCGTCTTGGCCTTTCGCCCGAAGAATTCCGGCAGTTCCAGCAGCAACGTGCAGGTTTTTCCGCCATCCGCTTTCTGTATGTGATGAGCCATCTGGCCTGCGCCGACACCCCCGATCACGCGATGAATGAAGTGCAGTGGCAGAATTTCTATCACGCCAAAACGCAGTTGCGCGATTTGCCCGGCTGCTTCGCCAATTCCGCAGGCATATTTTATGATCCGAAATTCCATTGCGATCTGGTGCGTCCCGGTGCGGCGCTTTACGGGCTGCAAGTCAGCCCCCGCCAGCCGGAAATGCAGCCTTGCCTCTTTCTGACCGCGCCGATCCTGCAGATTCAAACGCTGAAAAAAGGCGATGCCGTCGGTTACGGCGCGACATGGCACAGCGCAAAGGATGAGACCATTCTCGCCACCATTCCGCTGGGCTATGCGCATGGTTATCTGCGCAGCTTCAGCAGCCGTGAACAGGACGGCAACGCCTTTGTCTATTGCCACGGGATCAAATCTCCGGTTGTCGGGCGTGTGTCCATGGATCTTGTCACGGTGGATATCAGCGCCGCAGCAGAGCAAACCAAGTGCGGCGATAGGGTTGAAATCTTGGGGCGTCACCAGACAGCAGACGCGCTGGCGGCGGATGCGGGAACCATCGGTTACGAGATTTTAACAGGGCTCGGCAAGATTGCGCCGCGCCGCTATAATGAAATATAA
- a CDS encoding replicative DNA helicase, giving the protein MTGQIQPIESERDTGPAGEQASGGYRVMPHNMEAEQALLGALLVNNSALEKVSDFLHPEHFYNPAHGRIYEVIGKMTDRGQEASPVTLKEYFHKDEELEHVGGGDYLAELARNVVNVVNVWDYGRTIYELHLRRALIALGEEVSDQAMSPNIDLPASTQIEQAEQQLFNLAAEGEARGGFVKFSTSLTEAIKSAEKAYKNQGKITGVTTGLSDIDAKLGGLHNSDLLIVAGRPSMGKTVMGVNIAFNAARRYLETNGQEGAVAAVFSLEMSAEQLAARILADIAEVPSDKIRRGDLMDSDFQKFIEASRLLSTVPLFVDDTPALTISAVRTRARRLKRTENLGLIIIDYLQLLSGSGRGGDNRVQEVSEITRGLKAIAKELHVPVVALSQLSRAVESRENKRPQLSDLRESGSIEQDADVVMFLYREEYYLERDQPARRPEESDEKFNDRHDDWMARCTEMHNIAECIVAKQRHGPIGTVRLFFEGQYTRFSDLDTVHDSSR; this is encoded by the coding sequence TGGTTAATAACAGCGCTCTTGAGAAAGTCAGCGACTTTCTGCATCCCGAACATTTCTACAATCCCGCCCATGGCCGCATTTATGAGGTTATTGGCAAAATGACCGATCGCGGACAGGAAGCAAGCCCTGTCACGCTGAAGGAATATTTCCACAAAGATGAAGAGCTGGAACATGTCGGCGGCGGCGATTATCTGGCGGAACTGGCGCGGAACGTCGTCAATGTCGTCAATGTCTGGGATTACGGCCGCACGATTTACGAACTGCATCTGCGCCGCGCCTTGATTGCGCTTGGCGAAGAAGTGTCCGATCAGGCGATGAGCCCGAATATCGACCTCCCCGCTTCCACCCAGATCGAACAGGCAGAGCAGCAGCTTTTCAATCTGGCAGCGGAAGGTGAAGCGCGCGGCGGATTTGTGAAATTTTCCACCTCTTTGACCGAGGCGATCAAATCGGCGGAAAAAGCCTATAAAAATCAGGGTAAAATCACCGGTGTGACAACGGGTTTGAGCGATATTGATGCCAAGCTGGGCGGATTACACAATTCGGATCTGCTGATTGTCGCCGGACGTCCTTCAATGGGGAAAACCGTGATGGGCGTGAATATCGCCTTTAACGCCGCCCGCCGCTATCTGGAGACCAATGGTCAGGAAGGCGCCGTCGCCGCCGTTTTCTCGCTTGAGATGTCAGCCGAACAGCTGGCGGCACGTATTCTTGCCGATATTGCCGAAGTACCCTCGGATAAAATCCGCCGCGGCGATTTGATGGATAGCGATTTCCAGAAATTTATCGAAGCCAGCCGGTTGCTCTCGACCGTGCCGCTTTTTGTTGACGACACCCCTGCCCTGACCATCAGCGCGGTGCGCACGCGGGCGCGACGTTTGAAACGGACGGAAAATCTCGGTCTGATTATCATTGATTATCTGCAGTTATTGTCCGGCAGCGGGCGCGGCGGAGACAACCGCGTACAGGAAGTTTCCGAAATCACCCGCGGGCTGAAAGCGATTGCCAAAGAACTGCATGTGCCCGTTGTGGCCCTGTCGCAGTTAAGCCGTGCGGTCGAATCGCGTGAAAATAAACGCCCGCAGCTCTCCGATCTGCGCGAATCAGGCTCAATCGAGCAGGATGCCGATGTCGTCATGTTCCTTTACCGTGAAGAATATTATCTGGAACGGGACCAGCCTGCCCGCCGGCCGGAAGAAAGCGATGAAAAATTCAATGACCGCCACGATGATTGGATGGCGCGCTGCACGGAAATGCACAATATTGCCGAATGTATCGTCGCCAAACAGCGTCATGGTCCGATCGGCACAGTCAGGCTGTTCTTTGAAGGTCAATATACCCGTTTCTCGGATCTCGACACAGTCCATGATTCGTCCCGCTAG
- a CDS encoding ABC transporter permease, which produces MLATLFKPFRTVGQTTMAFLSAVGRLSSFAGKGTYHSFAAPFYLRLWLRQLVQIGYYSLPVVGMTALFTGMVLALQSYTGFSRFNAESAVATVVVLSMTRELAPVLAGLMVAGRVGAAIAAEIGTMRVTEQIDALTTLSTNPYKYLIAPRLVAGVLTLPALVLIGDVIGVFGGYVVGVYSLDFGPENYLRNTWEYLESMDVISGLIKSSVFGFIVTLMGCYHGFNSGRGAQGVGSATTNAVVSSSILILIFNFVLTKLFFS; this is translated from the coding sequence ATGCTGGCAACTCTTTTTAAACCGTTCAGGACTGTCGGACAAACGACAATGGCGTTTTTAAGCGCCGTCGGGCGTCTGTCCTCTTTTGCCGGTAAGGGAACATACCATTCCTTTGCCGCACCGTTCTATCTGCGGCTCTGGCTCAGGCAGCTGGTACAAATCGGCTATTATTCCCTGCCTGTTGTCGGCATGACCGCCCTGTTTACGGGGATGGTGCTGGCACTGCAAAGCTATACCGGATTTTCCCGTTTTAATGCGGAAAGCGCTGTTGCGACGGTCGTGGTTCTGTCCATGACGCGGGAGCTTGCGCCTGTTCTGGCCGGATTAATGGTGGCAGGCCGTGTCGGTGCGGCGATTGCGGCAGAGATCGGCACGATGCGCGTGACCGAGCAGATTGATGCGCTGACAACGCTGTCCACCAATCCCTATAAATATCTGATCGCCCCCCGCCTTGTCGCAGGTGTGCTAACCCTGCCCGCACTGGTGCTGATCGGCGATGTGATCGGCGTTTTCGGCGGCTATGTCGTCGGGGTGTATTCTCTGGATTTCGGGCCCGAGAACTATCTGCGCAATACATGGGAATATCTTGAATCGATGGATGTGATCTCCGGTCTGATTAAATCCTCGGTTTTCGGTTTTATTGTGACGCTGATGGGCTGCTACCACGGGTTTAATTCAGGACGCGGCGCACAAGGCGTCGGTAGCGCGACGACGAATGCGGTCGTCTCCTCCTCGATCCTGATTTTGATTTTCAACTTCGTACTGACAAAACTGTTCTTCTCGTAG